A single Cloacibacillus sp. DNA region contains:
- a CDS encoding Ldh family oxidoreductase translates to MRDYVVKYDDLYKVAKEMFMGLGYSDLQASTVTNCLVEADARHLHSHGVAAMMTYVSHLKMGNLHLDAPAPTTVFETPNSLVLDGHSGVGYVIADFAVKKTIEKAKKNGICVTVVRQANHYGFGGHWPEMMADEGLIGIANTNTVRCVCPTRSSERNMGTNPISVAFPVCGDEPMFLLDMATCVMAHGKLCRSQVFAEKGVVPEEVIIDGKGKCLTDFKEVLELLHHGDDRSEAPKPDTGGLVPLGGTTETLSGHKGYGLALLVELLTGGLAGGVPSKFIPLAHEGICFFFLAMDPAMFGDPKAVLEHVKYVVDEYRKTAPIDPELPVLIPGDKERISREKALKEGIALSPEIIDILRQVAGMTKKEKELEAILAHD, encoded by the coding sequence ATGAGAGATTATGTGGTCAAGTACGACGATCTGTACAAAGTAGCTAAGGAAATGTTCATGGGGCTGGGCTATTCCGACCTCCAGGCTTCAACCGTGACAAACTGCCTCGTTGAGGCCGACGCGCGCCATCTGCATTCACACGGAGTGGCCGCAATGATGACATACGTCAGCCACCTTAAAATGGGAAACCTTCATCTTGACGCGCCCGCGCCCACGACGGTATTTGAAACGCCGAACAGCCTCGTCCTTGACGGACACTCCGGCGTCGGCTACGTCATAGCGGACTTCGCGGTCAAAAAAACGATAGAAAAGGCAAAGAAAAACGGCATCTGCGTAACAGTCGTCCGTCAGGCGAACCATTACGGATTCGGCGGCCACTGGCCTGAGATGATGGCGGATGAGGGGCTTATCGGCATCGCGAACACAAACACTGTGCGCTGCGTCTGCCCGACAAGAAGCTCCGAACGCAACATGGGAACGAACCCCATCTCCGTCGCCTTCCCCGTCTGCGGCGACGAACCGATGTTCCTCCTTGACATGGCGACCTGCGTAATGGCCCATGGGAAGCTCTGCCGCAGCCAGGTCTTCGCGGAGAAGGGCGTTGTGCCGGAAGAGGTCATCATCGACGGCAAAGGCAAATGTCTGACGGACTTCAAAGAGGTGCTTGAACTGCTGCACCACGGCGACGACAGAAGCGAAGCGCCGAAGCCCGATACCGGCGGCCTTGTGCCCCTCGGAGGCACTACGGAGACGCTCAGCGGACACAAAGGCTACGGCCTTGCGCTGCTCGTGGAACTTCTCACAGGCGGCCTTGCCGGAGGCGTCCCAAGCAAATTCATCCCGCTTGCGCACGAAGGCATCTGCTTCTTCTTCCTTGCCATGGACCCCGCAATGTTCGGCGACCCGAAGGCGGTGCTTGAGCATGTGAAGTATGTGGTCGACGAATACAGAAAGACCGCGCCAATCGACCCCGAGCTTCCCGTGCTCATCCCCGGAGATAAGGAACGCATCTCCCGTGAAAAGGCGCTCAAAGAGGGCATCGCGCTCAGCCCTGAAATAATCGACATTCTGAGGCAGGTTGCCGGAATGACTAAAAAAGAAAAAGAGCTTGAAGCCATCTTAGCGCACGATTAA
- a CDS encoding C4-dicarboxylate ABC transporter substrate-binding protein yields the protein MKKSMSAILISMLLVAVTFGTASAKEDFRIKFGYSASDKETNFVTFEKVFKKHVETASKGRIVVDLYANAQLGGERQMLEGMTLGTIEMAMLSPG from the coding sequence ATGAAGAAGAGTATGTCCGCAATTTTGATTTCTATGCTTCTGGTTGCCGTTACATTTGGTACAGCGTCTGCAAAGGAAGATTTCCGCATCAAATTTGGCTACAGCGCGTCCGACAAAGAGACAAATTTTGTGACGTTTGAAAAGGTTTTCAAGAAACATGTCGAGACGGCTTCTAAGGGACGCATCGTGGTAGACCTTTACGCGAACGCGCAGCTCGGAGGCGAGCGCCAGATGCTTGAGGGCATGACGCTTGGAACGATAGAGATGGCCATGCTTTCACCCGGCA
- the dctP gene encoding TRAP transporter substrate-binding protein DctP, with translation NVAPKFQVLDLPYLFKDRAAAYKVLDGKIEGILNEQLVPKGIRLVGFAENGFREITNNKKVIKSPADLKGLKIRVQPIPAHLELF, from the coding sequence AACGTTGCGCCGAAGTTCCAGGTGCTCGACCTGCCCTACCTCTTCAAAGACAGGGCCGCGGCCTATAAGGTGCTTGACGGAAAGATCGAAGGCATCCTCAACGAACAGCTCGTCCCCAAAGGCATTCGCCTTGTAGGGTTTGCTGAAAACGGATTCCGTGAGATCACAAACAACAAAAAGGTGATAAAGAGCCCCGCCGACCTCAAGGGACTTAAGATTCGCGTGCAGCCCATCCCCGCCCACCTTGAACTCTTCAA